A single region of the Brachypodium distachyon strain Bd21 chromosome 3, Brachypodium_distachyon_v3.0, whole genome shotgun sequence genome encodes:
- the LOC100840427 gene encoding kinesin-like protein KIN-10A: MAPLPTPSPRPGPPPTGMTTPLRTPTSKHRLHFTPRSAHHGGGGAAGAATEHPVEVIGRVRNLTAAAAGASALEVAGGGTAVRVRGDAGGCRDFTLDGVSVSEEEDLEGFYRRFVRSRIEGVRVGAKCTVMVYGPTGSGKSHTMFGCAKQPGIVYRALRDILEGGGGGSSSSEGESRGEEDAGFGMGLFVQVAVLEIYNEEIYDLLVGSGANAKGNAPKVRLEVMGKKAKNATYISGNEAGKISREVAKVEKRRTVKSTLCNERSSRSHCMIILDVPSVGGRLMLVDMAGSENIEAAGQTGFEAKMQTAKINQGNTALKRVVESIANGDSHVPFRDSKLTMLLQDSFEDDKSKILMILCASPDPKELHKTVSTLEYGAKAKCIIRAAHASTPRDKMSSEESSSMLNSRIVAMNQFIYKLQKENKQREKERNEAQNILRLKEEELAQARAKLRLIEGQGAAAKEEEINSKVIEKTQILKSELRMMEEKMLRQQQELLALKQRLQEVEREKVDARQPVQQDIIGGRLLARLSEMSAGVDPSMSMAMSMSMDLDTGDQPTVLDVKVIKEDTRQQGQVWNHSSTAGSCTTALEQEDIVRLSGFPEKAVLSTVFEEGDEEGEEKDNGAEAEVCKEVVEEESYKVDRMEQPLAEPDRTNRIQNIFRLCGNYRELVKKPNVESPANQQVFGDENKQLGKQFLGDENNQPEKQLFADENKDPSAWAAIETPMCDVKVTDSPVSSQLSPIVCQVVDEAKLTVPEELKSCTTPEATDQGKPKEQEGLLEVYIKWESGNLIKGLKLLQNACLSDLRKLIEAHFEEAGSKLQPHQFTFLLLGDPSGAPVSREKEATIQISKLPNWNNQPSSYLACLRAVKKPATDQLHQIPFSPLESKLNSTLNATGALSPKVVAQMSPNYIRELRA, translated from the exons ATGGCGCCGCTGCCAACGCCCTCTCCCCggccagggccgccgccgacggggaTGACGACCCCGCTCAGGACGCCCACCTCCAAGCACCGCCTCCACTTCACCCCGCGGAGCGCacaccacggcggcggcggggccgcggGCGCCGCCACGGAGCACCCGGTCGAGGTCATCGGCCGCGTCCGGAACCtcacggcggccgcggccggcgcgtCGGCGCTGGAGGTCGCGGGCGGCGGGACGGCCGTGCGCGTGCGCGGGGACGCCGGCGGCTGCCGCGACTTCACCCTCGACGGCGTGTCGgtctcggaggaggaggacctgGAGGGGTTCTACCGCCGGTTCGTGCGCTCCAGGATCGAGGGGGTGCGGGTCGGCGCCAAGTGCACCGTCATGGTCTACGGGCCcacgggctccgggaagaGCCACACCATGTTCGGCTGCGCCAAGCAGCCCGGGATCGTGTACCGGGCGCTCAGGGACATActggaaggaggaggcggtggtaGTAGCAGTAGTGAAGGTGAGagccgcggcgaggaggatgcTGGGTTCGGCATGGGGTTGTTTGTGCAGGTCGCCGTGCTTGAGATCTATAACGAGGAGATCTACGATTTGCTAGTAGGGAGCGGCGCAAATGCTAAAGGGAACGCCCCCAAG GTGAGGCTAGAAGTAATGGGGAAGAAAGCCAAGAATGCAACCTACATATCTGGAAATGAAGCCGGAAAGATATCAAGGGAAGTTGCCAAAGTGGAGAAGCGCCGTACTGTCAAGAGCACACTTTGTAATGAGAGAAGTTCGCGAAGTCACTGCATG ATAATATTGGATGTCCCGTCGGTGGGAGGAAGGCTGATGCTGGTCGATATGGCTGGTTCTGAGAACATTGAAGCCGCAGGCCAAACTGGATTTGAAGCCAAAATGCAG ACAGCAAAGATCAACCAAGGGAACACAGCCTTGAAACGAGTTGTTGAGTCTATAGCCAATGGTGATTCTCACGTCCCATTTCGAGACAGCAAGCTCACAATGCTGTTACAG GATTCATTTGAGGATGACAAATCAAAGATTCTGATGATTCTGTGTGCGAGTCCTGACCCAAAGGAATTGCACAAGACAGTTTCTACCTTGGAATACGGCGCTAAAGCAAAATGCATTATCCGTGCTGCTCATGCGTCAACACCAAGGGACAAAATGAGCTCTGAGGAGTCATCTTCAATGCTCAATTCAAGGATTGTTGCAATGAATCAGTTCATATACAAGCTCCAGAAGGAGAATAAGCAAAGAGAGAAAGAGCGTAACGAGGCCCAGAATATTCTTCGgctaaaggaggaggagctagcACAAGCGAGGGCGAAGCTCAGGCTGATAGAAGGGCAGGGTGCAGCTGCAAAGGAGGAAGAGATCAACTCAAAGGTCATTGAGAAGACCCAGATCCTGAAGAGTGAACTCCGGATGATGGAAGAGAAAATGCTTAGGCAGCAGCAAGAGCTCCTTGCTTTGAAGCAACGGCTACAGGAGGTAGAACGAGAAAAGGTGGACGCTCGTCAGCCTGTACAACAGGATATCATTGGAGGCAGATTGTTGGCACGATTATCAGAGATGTCTGCAGGAGTAGATCCATCCATGTCGATGGCGATGTCTATGTCCATGGATTTGGACACGGGAGATCAGCCGACTGTTTTAGATGTGAAGGTGATAAAGGAGGATACTCGCCAGCAGGGCCAGGTATGGAATCACTCATCCACAGCAGGCTCTTGCACCACTGCCCTGGAGCAAGAAGATATTGTCAGACTGTCCGGATTTCCAGAAAAGGCAGTCCTGAGCACTGTTTTCGAGGAGGGAGATGAAGAAGGTGAAGAGAAGGACAACGGTGCTGAAGCAGAAGTGTGCAAGGAAGTTGTGGAAGAGGAGAGCTATAAAGTGGACAGAATGGAGCAACCGCTCGCGGAACCAGATAGGACTAATCGTATTCAGAACATCTTTAGGCTCTGTGGGAACTACCGTGAACTGGTCAAGAAGCCTAATGTCGAGTCGCCAGCAAATCAGCAAGTGTTTGGAGATGAGAACAAGCAGCTGGGAAAGCAATTCCTGGGCGATGAAAACAATCAGCCAGAAAAGCAATTGTTCGCCGACGAGAACAAAGACCCGTCAGCATGGGCAGCCATAGAAACCCCCATGTGCGACGTCAAAGTGACAGATAGCCCAGTTTCATCACAACTCTCCCCGATTGTTTGCCAAGTCGTGGATGAGGCCAAGTTGACAGTACCGGAGGAGCTCAAATCATGCACCACACCTGAAGCAACTGACCAGGGCAAGCCAAAGGAGCAAGAGGGCTTGCTGGAAGTCTATATCAAATGGGAGTCCGGGAATTTGATCAAAGGGCTGAAACTACTGCAGAATGCTTGCCTTTCAGATCTGAGGAAGCTCATAGAGGCTCACTTCGAAGAAGCCGGCAGCAAGCTGCAACCCCACCAATTCACATTCCTTCTCCTCGGG GATCCTTCTGGTGCTCCAGTGTCGAGAGAGAAGGAGGCGACGATACAGATAAGCAAGCTGCCCAACTGGAACAACCAGCCCAGCAGCTACCTTGCCTGCCTGCGCGCCGTGAAGAAGCCAGCGACAGATCAGCTCCATCAGATACCGTTCAGCCCACTGGAGAGCAAGCTGAACTCGACCTTGAATGCCACCGGTGCCCTCTCACCGAAGGTGGTCGCCCAGATGAGCCCCAACTACATCCGGGAGCTCAGAGCTTGA
- the LOC100838808 gene encoding gem-associated protein 2 gives MALCPPPLEVAAPPLTGMRYARHELEALRVAPSPEAQALRWAEVYAALAAAGFSGEYDGLLAGDEPVNRRGRKSSGGGRKRHETAVPQFTEVEEMGAWRNGDLGVHQATGEPFDQCEGLEYEDDSDDDYDGILKPAFAVDGDPDFESGEPLDGFEYLRRVRWEANQIPRVKVAKIDLGAARNEQTPYMPEIPDIPNCSPDLCASKEWEDTFIAYFSETKLAFSELDNSDGPSVSGALKNFSKLASSSEPQTEPTLTALRNMDAVSRAATLRNYIDMIQNLDTLSRNNCLWLFAFCVAVEPPLDAETCASLRSLLRKCTTILATKSEMDDEVVMLNILIVISGRYFGQHGK, from the exons ATGGCTCTGTGTCCGCCGCCATTGGAGGTTGCCGCGCCACCGCTCACCGGGATGAGGTATGCTAGGCATGAGCTCGAGGCGCTCAGGgtcgcgccgtcgccggaggcgCAGGCGCTGCGGTGGGCCGAGGTGtacgccgctctcgccgccgccggcttctcCGGGGAGTACGACGggctcctcgccggcgacgagccggtGAATAGGCGGGGGAGGAAGTCTTCTGGGGGCGGCAGGAAGAGGCACGAAACGGCGGTTCCACAGTTCACAG AGGTGGAAGAGATGGGTGCGTGGAGGAATGGGGATTTGGGAGTCCATCAAGCGACTGGAGAGCCGTTTGATCAGTGTGAAGGTTTGGAGTATGAAGATGATAGCGATGATGATTATGATGGCATTCTGAAGCCTGCATTTGCCGTTGATGGGGATCCTGATTTCGAGTCTGGCGAGCCGCTTGATGGTTTCGAGTATCTTCGGCGTGTCAG GTGGGAAGCCAACCAAATTCCTAGAGTGAAGGTAGCCAAGATAGATTTAGGTGCAGCCAGAAATGAGCAGACACCTTACATGCCAGAAATTCCTGACATACCAAATTGCTCACCTGATTTGTGTGCATCAAAGGAATGGGAGGACACATTTATTGCGTATTTTTCAGAGACAAAGCTG GCGTTCTCCGAGCTTGACAACTCTGATGGGCCATCTGTGTCTGGAGCGCTGAAGAACTTTTCTAAACTTGCCAGCAGCTCTGAGCCGCAAACTGAACCGACACTGACGGCACTTCGCAACATGGATGCAGTTTCAAGAGCTGCAACACTGCGGAACTACATTGATATGATCCAAAACCTGGATACACTTTCCAGGAATAACTGCCTGTGGTTATTCGCATTCTGCGTTGCTGTTGAGCCCCCCTTGGATGCAGAGACATGTGCCTCATTGAGGTCGCTGCTGCGCAAGTGCACAACCATCCTtgccaccaagtcggagatgGACGATGAAGTCGTCATGTTGAACATACTCATCGTGATCTCAGGAAGGTACTTTGGGCAGCATGGGAAATAG